One stretch of Sinomonas terrae DNA includes these proteins:
- a CDS encoding MarR family winged helix-turn-helix transcriptional regulator, translating into MSTSIEQHADATVLSEEFAPQDDLLLERQLCFALSVASRSVVAAYRPVLEPMGLTHPQYLVMLALWERSPRTVRDVSDALLLEPATMTPLLKRLEEAGLVTRSRQAGNERALDVALTPAGRALREKALAVPGTMMNRLRITRGEAEDLHGSMMKLIAAAQASREGDSAKRG; encoded by the coding sequence GTGAGCACATCGATTGAGCAGCACGCGGACGCCACCGTGCTCAGTGAAGAGTTTGCGCCCCAAGACGACCTTCTCCTCGAGCGGCAGCTGTGCTTCGCGCTGAGCGTCGCGAGCCGGAGCGTCGTGGCTGCCTACCGGCCAGTGCTGGAACCGATGGGCCTCACCCACCCGCAGTACCTCGTGATGCTCGCCCTCTGGGAGCGGAGTCCGCGCACTGTGCGGGACGTGAGCGACGCCCTCCTCCTCGAGCCTGCGACCATGACCCCCCTCCTCAAGCGCCTCGAGGAGGCCGGGCTGGTCACCCGGTCACGTCAGGCCGGCAACGAGCGGGCCCTCGACGTCGCTCTCACACCGGCGGGCAGGGCGCTCCGCGAGAAGGCTCTCGCCGTTCCGGGAACGATGATGAACCGCCTTCGTATCACTCGCGGGGAAGCCGAGGATCTCCACGGGTCGATGATGAAACTCATCGCCGCGGCCCAGGCAAGCAGAGAAGGGGATTCGGCCAAGCGCGGTTGA
- a CDS encoding 3-methyladenine DNA glycosylase, protein MPFRDLAAPAVVLPRRVLQQEEWLPRAQAHSERVARFAEPFVARRNARKKHPVEDFLFTYYTHKPGQLGRWHPGAGVVLCGEAAAERLGWKHYRGLTDAEREAAGVAGGGCAVVLDAEGYLREREETVRFCDLILRGTAERPAQFGCFGLHEWAMVYHSEKFGIRHEYLPLRLGAEGTDRVVEDHRIRCTHFDAFRFYTPDAAPRNELQPTRETQRALEQPGCLHANMDLYKWAYKLGPAVPGELLMDCFELAWRVREMDMQASPYDLAEWGYEPIRIETAAGKAEYVEKQRAFAAEAAALRERLTTAIAPLTAALP, encoded by the coding sequence GTGCCTTTCCGCGACCTGGCCGCGCCCGCCGTCGTCCTCCCCCGCCGTGTCCTCCAACAGGAGGAGTGGCTCCCGCGCGCTCAGGCGCACTCGGAGCGGGTGGCCCGCTTCGCCGAGCCGTTCGTTGCGCGACGGAACGCGCGGAAGAAGCACCCGGTCGAGGACTTCCTCTTCACTTACTACACGCACAAGCCCGGCCAACTCGGCCGCTGGCACCCGGGCGCCGGCGTCGTCCTCTGCGGCGAAGCGGCGGCTGAGCGGCTCGGCTGGAAGCACTATCGCGGGCTCACGGACGCAGAGCGGGAGGCGGCAGGTGTCGCGGGCGGCGGATGCGCGGTCGTGCTCGACGCCGAAGGCTACCTCCGCGAGCGCGAGGAGACGGTGCGCTTCTGCGACCTGATCCTGCGCGGGACGGCCGAGCGGCCAGCCCAGTTCGGCTGCTTCGGCCTGCACGAGTGGGCCATGGTGTATCACTCCGAGAAGTTCGGCATCCGCCACGAGTACCTTCCGCTCCGGCTCGGAGCCGAGGGCACGGACCGCGTCGTTGAGGACCACCGCATCCGGTGCACCCACTTCGACGCGTTCCGCTTCTACACCCCCGATGCCGCGCCTCGGAACGAGCTCCAGCCGACCCGCGAGACGCAGCGCGCGCTCGAGCAGCCCGGGTGCCTGCACGCGAACATGGACCTCTACAAGTGGGCGTACAAGCTGGGGCCGGCTGTTCCGGGCGAACTGCTCATGGACTGCTTCGAACTCGCGTGGCGCGTGCGGGAGATGGACATGCAGGCTTCGCCGTACGACCTTGCCGAATGGGGCTACGAGCCCATCCGCATCGAGACGGCCGCTGGCAAGGCCGAGTACGTCGAGAAGCAACGGGCCTTCGCCGCGGAGGCGGCGGCGCTGCGGGAGCGGTTGACGACGGCGATCGCACCCTTGACTGCGGCCCTCCCCTAG
- a CDS encoding YchJ family protein — MTLDPGARCPCGSGDTYGDCCSRFHLGAVAPTAEALMRSRYSAFATGGTEMQDYLLATWHPSTRPTALELDASTRWRRLDVVRTEAGGPFDERGIVEFAAHYADDDGRGIMRETSRFVREGGRWLYVEAL; from the coding sequence ATGACCCTCGATCCCGGTGCACGCTGCCCCTGCGGAAGCGGCGACACGTACGGTGATTGCTGCAGCCGGTTCCACCTCGGCGCCGTCGCGCCCACTGCGGAGGCGCTCATGCGCTCGCGCTACAGCGCGTTCGCCACAGGAGGCACCGAGATGCAGGACTACCTCCTCGCTACCTGGCATCCGTCCACCCGCCCGACCGCCCTCGAACTCGACGCCAGCACTCGCTGGCGACGGCTCGACGTCGTCCGCACGGAGGCGGGCGGCCCCTTCGACGAGCGCGGGATCGTCGAGTTCGCCGCTCATTACGCGGACGACGACGGCCGCGGAATCATGCGCGAAACGTCCAGGTTCGTGCGCGAGGGCGGCCGCTGGCTTTACGTCGAAGCCCTCTGA
- the purS gene encoding phosphoribosylformylglycinamidine synthase subunit PurS, protein MPRIVVDVMPKPEILDPQGKAIVGALPRLGFTAFSGVRQGKRFELTVEGPVTDQILEQAREAAATMLSNPVIEDVVNVEVLDETAAAAAEDVAAPTEAE, encoded by the coding sequence ATGCCCCGGATCGTTGTCGATGTCATGCCGAAACCCGAGATTCTCGACCCGCAGGGGAAGGCAATCGTCGGGGCGCTCCCGCGGCTCGGGTTCACCGCGTTCAGCGGCGTGCGGCAGGGCAAGCGCTTCGAGCTTACCGTCGAGGGCCCGGTCACGGACCAGATCCTCGAGCAGGCGCGCGAAGCCGCTGCGACCATGCTGTCCAACCCGGTGATCGAGGACGTGGTGAACGTCGAGGTCCTGGACGAGACCGCGGCCGCAGCCGCTGAGGACGTTGCCGCCCCGACCGAGGCGGAGTGA
- the purQ gene encoding phosphoribosylformylglycinamidine synthase subunit PurQ, producing MSETPLIGDLGETPSAPLSGARIGVVTFPGTLDDRDAARAVKLAGGTPVALWHADSELGDVDAVVLPGGFSYGDYLRAGAIARFAPLMAKIVDAANSDAKLPVLGICNGFQILTEAHLLPGSMVKNDHLKFICRDQTLRVENNRTAWTNQFEEGQEITVVLKNQDGQYVADEKTLDELEGEGRVAFRYVGWNPNGSRRGIAGITNAAGNVVGLMPHPEHAVEPGFAPLGADGHYSTDGLGFFASVLSQLVEAK from the coding sequence ATGAGCGAGACTCCTCTGATCGGTGATCTGGGCGAAACCCCCAGCGCGCCCCTCTCCGGTGCCCGCATCGGCGTCGTCACCTTCCCAGGAACCCTCGACGATCGCGATGCGGCTCGCGCGGTGAAGCTCGCCGGCGGAACGCCGGTTGCGCTGTGGCACGCGGACTCTGAATTGGGCGACGTCGACGCCGTCGTCCTCCCCGGCGGGTTCAGCTACGGCGACTACCTGCGCGCGGGGGCCATCGCCCGGTTCGCGCCGCTCATGGCCAAGATCGTCGATGCTGCAAACTCCGACGCGAAGCTCCCCGTCCTCGGAATCTGCAACGGCTTCCAGATCCTCACTGAGGCGCACCTGCTGCCCGGATCGATGGTCAAGAACGATCACCTCAAGTTCATCTGCCGTGACCAGACGCTGCGCGTTGAGAACAACCGGACGGCGTGGACCAACCAGTTCGAGGAGGGCCAGGAGATCACCGTGGTCCTCAAGAACCAGGACGGCCAGTACGTCGCGGACGAGAAGACGCTCGACGAGCTCGAGGGCGAGGGCCGCGTCGCGTTCCGCTACGTCGGCTGGAACCCGAACGGCTCGCGCCGCGGGATCGCGGGCATCACGAACGCGGCGGGGAACGTCGTCGGGCTCATGCCGCACCCCGAGCACGCCGTCGAGCCCGGCTTCGCCCCCCTCGGCGCCGACGGACACTACAGCACCGACGGACTCGGCTTCTTCGCGTCCGTCCTGAGCCAGCTGGTGGAAGCAAAATGA
- the purL gene encoding phosphoribosylformylglycinamidine synthase subunit PurL has product MSTQTTPKFNIDTVEHAAQTPNVELPWAELGLKQNEFEEIVKLLGRRPTAAELAMYSVMWSEHCSYKSSKVHLRQFGEKLTDEMKKDMMVGIGENAGVTNLGDGWAVTFKVESHNHPSFVEPYQGAATGIGGIVRDIISMGARPVAVMDPLRFGAIDHPDTPRLVHGIVSGIGGYGNSLGLPNIGGEVVFDSVYQANPLVNALAVGVLRHEDLRLANASGVGNRVVLFGARTGGDGIGGASVLASESFDDTKPSKRPAVQVGDPFAEKVLIECCLELFKHSLVEGIQDLGAAGISCATSELASNGDGGMRVELTNVLLRDPTLTPGEILMSESQERMMAVVTPENVAEFEKVMEKWNVEFSWLGEVTDSGRLVITWDGETIVDVDPRTVAHEGPVYNRPFNRPEWLDGVQKDGFRASEAAKSLPASGDDLKAAILELMASPNMCDKSWVTKQYDSYVGGNTTLASPDDAGVIRVDEESGLGVAISTDANGRYAYLDPYTGAQLALAESYRNVATSGAVPMAVTDCLNFGSPEDPEVMWQFAEAVRGLADACQTLGIPVTGGNVSLYNQTGTTAIHPTPVVGVLGKFDDVARRTPSGWQQNADGQAIYLLGTTRDELDGSEFANLRGHLGGLPPKLDLEAEKTLGAILINASRDGMVDSAHDLSEGGLAAALSEMVLRFGVGARVALDDLCERDGIDAFTALFSESQARAVVAVPRSEEVRFNDMAAARQFPVVRLGVVDVLATSLEVQGLFDLPIAELREAHEGTLPKYFG; this is encoded by the coding sequence ATGAGCACGCAGACCACGCCCAAGTTCAACATCGACACGGTCGAGCACGCGGCCCAGACGCCGAACGTCGAGCTGCCGTGGGCCGAGCTCGGCCTCAAGCAGAACGAGTTCGAGGAGATCGTCAAGCTCCTCGGCCGCCGCCCCACCGCCGCCGAGCTCGCGATGTACTCGGTCATGTGGAGCGAGCACTGCTCCTACAAGTCCTCGAAGGTGCACCTCCGCCAGTTCGGCGAGAAGCTCACCGACGAGATGAAGAAGGACATGATGGTCGGCATCGGCGAGAACGCCGGTGTGACCAACCTCGGTGACGGCTGGGCCGTGACGTTCAAGGTCGAGTCCCACAACCACCCGTCGTTCGTCGAGCCATACCAGGGTGCGGCCACGGGCATCGGCGGCATTGTCCGCGACATCATCTCGATGGGCGCGCGCCCCGTGGCGGTCATGGACCCGCTGCGTTTCGGTGCGATCGATCACCCGGACACGCCGCGCCTCGTGCACGGCATCGTCTCGGGCATCGGCGGCTACGGCAACTCGCTCGGCCTGCCGAACATTGGCGGCGAGGTCGTTTTCGACTCGGTGTACCAGGCGAACCCGCTCGTGAACGCGCTCGCCGTCGGCGTCCTCCGTCACGAGGACCTGCGCCTCGCGAACGCCTCGGGCGTGGGTAACCGCGTCGTGCTGTTCGGCGCCCGCACGGGTGGCGACGGTATTGGCGGCGCCTCGGTCCTGGCGTCCGAATCCTTCGACGACACGAAGCCGTCGAAGCGCCCCGCCGTCCAGGTCGGCGACCCGTTCGCCGAGAAGGTGCTCATCGAGTGCTGCCTCGAGCTCTTCAAGCACTCGCTCGTCGAGGGCATCCAGGACCTCGGCGCGGCCGGCATTTCATGTGCGACGTCGGAGCTCGCCTCGAACGGCGACGGCGGCATGCGCGTGGAGCTGACGAACGTCCTCCTTCGCGACCCCACCCTGACCCCGGGCGAGATCCTCATGTCGGAGTCGCAGGAACGCATGATGGCGGTCGTGACGCCGGAGAACGTGGCCGAGTTCGAAAAGGTCATGGAGAAGTGGAACGTCGAGTTCTCGTGGCTCGGCGAGGTCACCGACTCGGGCCGTCTCGTCATCACGTGGGACGGCGAGACGATTGTCGACGTCGATCCCCGCACCGTTGCGCACGAGGGTCCGGTCTACAACCGGCCGTTCAATCGGCCAGAATGGCTCGACGGCGTCCAGAAGGACGGGTTCCGGGCGTCGGAGGCCGCGAAGTCGCTTCCCGCCTCCGGTGATGACCTCAAGGCCGCGATCCTCGAGCTCATGGCGTCGCCGAACATGTGCGACAAGTCCTGGGTCACGAAGCAGTACGACAGCTACGTGGGCGGCAACACGACGCTCGCCTCCCCCGACGACGCCGGCGTGATCCGCGTCGACGAGGAGTCCGGGCTCGGCGTCGCCATCTCGACCGACGCCAACGGCCGCTACGCCTACCTCGATCCGTACACCGGCGCGCAGCTCGCGCTTGCGGAGTCGTACCGGAACGTCGCGACCTCCGGCGCCGTCCCCATGGCCGTCACCGACTGCCTCAACTTCGGCTCGCCCGAGGACCCCGAGGTCATGTGGCAGTTCGCCGAGGCTGTGCGCGGCCTCGCCGACGCCTGCCAAACCCTCGGCATTCCTGTCACCGGCGGCAACGTCTCGCTCTACAACCAGACGGGCACGACGGCGATCCACCCCACCCCGGTGGTCGGCGTCCTGGGCAAGTTCGACGACGTCGCCCGCCGCACGCCGTCGGGCTGGCAGCAGAACGCGGACGGTCAGGCGATCTACCTCCTCGGGACGACGCGCGACGAGCTCGACGGCTCCGAGTTCGCGAACCTGCGCGGGCACCTCGGCGGACTCCCGCCGAAGCTCGATCTTGAAGCGGAGAAGACGCTCGGGGCGATCCTCATCAACGCCTCGCGCGACGGCATGGTCGACTCCGCGCACGATCTCTCCGAGGGAGGCCTCGCCGCAGCCCTGTCCGAGATGGTGCTGCGCTTCGGCGTCGGCGCCCGCGTGGCGCTCGATGACCTCTGCGAGCGCGACGGGATCGATGCCTTCACCGCGCTGTTCTCGGAGTCGCAGGCGCGCGCCGTCGTCGCCGTCCCCCGCTCGGAGGAGGTGCGCTTCAACGACATGGCCGCCGCCCGCCAGTTCCCGGTGGTGCGCCTCGGCGTCGTCGACGTCCTCGCGACCTCCCTTGAGGTGCAGGGCCTCTTCGACCTGCCGATCGCTGAGCTCCGCGAGGCCCACGAGGGAACGCTGCCGAAGTACTTCGGCTAG
- a CDS encoding DUF503 domain-containing protein: MWIAWIEFDILLGDVHSLKEKRAVVRPIVGELRRRFEVSAAEVGSQDLHRRASIGAALVSADRAHAVEVLDAVERFVAGRPEVDLLSARRRELHSED, translated from the coding sequence ATGTGGATCGCGTGGATCGAGTTCGACATCCTCCTCGGCGACGTGCACTCGCTCAAGGAGAAACGCGCCGTCGTCCGCCCCATCGTCGGCGAGCTCAGGCGGCGGTTCGAGGTCTCGGCCGCCGAGGTGGGCAGTCAGGATCTCCACAGACGGGCCTCGATCGGCGCCGCCCTGGTGTCGGCGGATCGCGCGCACGCTGTCGAGGTGCTCGACGCCGTCGAACGCTTCGTGGCAGGGCGCCCGGAGGTCGACCTCCTGAGCGCCCGCCGGAGGGAACTCCACAGCGAGGACTAA